GCATCGTCGAACTCATCGAGGTGATCGAGGGAGCCCGCGAGCGCGGCCACGACACCCACCTCCACGTCATCGGCCCGACGGTCGACGAGGAGTACCGCACCGAGGTCGAGGCGAAGGCGGCGGGCCGCGACTACGTCCACCTCGAGGGCGAGATTCCCCGCGACGAACTGGTCGAGCGCATCTGCAACCACAAGTACGGCATCCACGGCAAGCAGTACGAGCACTTCGGGATGGCGGTCGCCGAACTCGCGGCGGGCGGCGCGATTCCGTTCGTCCCCGAAACCGGCGGCCAGCACGCCATCGTCGACGACCGGCCGGAACTCACCTACTCAGACCCCGACGACGCCGTCGAGAAGATTTCGGAGGTCGTCTCGGACCGCGGCCTCCAGCGGGAACTCCGGCGACCGTTCGGCCCGCAGGCGATGAAGCGCCGGTTCGGCCGCGACCGCTTCCGGCGCGAGATTCGCCGCGTGGTCGCGGAGGCGCTCGACCGGCCGGCCGCGGGGGTCCCGGAGGCCGAACTTGCCGCGGAGACGGCGAAGGAACAACCGGCGAGCGGGGACTGATCTCGAACGTGTGAGGCGCAGGAGGAACTCGCGCCAGAGCGCGCCGTGACCCGAGGCTCGTTTCGCGCATCTCCACGGCCGGCGTGGCGCGCGGGGTCGCGGTTTGCGTGAGCAAAGCGAACGCAAGCTCGTCGGAGCGAAGCTCCGACGGTGCCTCGTGTCGCGACCATCTCACGCGAGGGATGACTGAGCGTCCGGAGGACGCGAAGGAGTCGGCTGGGGAGGCGCGTGGCTGTTGCGAGGCGGTTACTCAGTTGTACCGTGTAAGTGGCGGTCGCTGTCGCGGTTGCGCTGGCTGTCGCGGTCGTGCTGGCTGTCACGGTTGCGGTTGGGTGCGGGACTCATTCGAATCGTGCGAGGTGGCGGTACCGTCGTTGTCGTCGCGGAGTGCTACGCGTTGGAGTCGTTATCGTCGTTACCCGACCAGTTCTAGATACCGCGTCTCGGTTTCCTCGACGGTCTGCTCCCAGGTGAAGTGCTCGCGGGCGTGGTCGCGGCACGCTCGGCCCGCCGCCTCGCGCTCGCTCGCCGACAGTCCCGCCCACGCCGCCATCCGGTCGGCGAGCGCCTCGGCGTCGACCGACGGGACCAGCGGGTCCTCGGGCACGCGGTCGTCCGCCGCCAATCCGTCGAGCAGTTCCGTGGTGCCACCGACCGGCGTGGCCACTACCGGCGTCCCCGAGGCCAGCGCCTCCAGCGTCGCCAGCCCGAACCCCTCCAGTTTCCGCGTCGGCAGTACGAAGCAGTCGGCGGTGGCGTAGGCGCTCGGCAGGTCGGCGTCGGGGACGTAGCCGAGGAACGTCACGCGCTCTTCGACGCCCAGTTCGGCCGCGGTCCGTTCCAGCGGTTTGCGGAGCGGGCCGTCGCCCGCGACGAAGAGGTTGGCGTCCGGGCGCTCGGGCGCGAGTCGGGCGAACGCCTGCAGGAGCATCCCGTGACCCATCCGCGGAGAGAGTCGCCGGACCGTCAGGAAGTCGGTCCCGCCGGCTTCCCCGTGGTCGCGGCCCGACCCGTCGCTCGCCACCGTTGTCGTCTCGGCGGGCGACTCAGTGGACGGAGAGGCCGAGTCGCCCGCCATCGGTCCGTAGACCCCGGCGTCGGGCCGGTACCGGTCCAGGTCGACGCCGCCGGGGACGACCGCCGGGTCGGCGACCGGGCCGTACGTCTCGCGGAGTTTCCCGCGCATGAACTCGCTCAGCGCCTGGACCGCGTCGCAGTCGGCCAGCAGTCGGCGCTCGACCCGCCGCCGGAGTTCGACGTTGAGGCGGCGGCGAGGCCCCGACAGGTCGTCCGAACCCGCCGTCCGGATGCGATACTCGGTGGGCCAGGGGCTATGGAAGGTGGCGCTCCGCGGGAGCGAATCGTCGGCCAGCGCGTCGAGCAGCGGGCCGGTCACGGGTCCCTGAAAGCTCAGTAAATCGGGGTCGGGGAGCGCCGCGAGGTGGTCCCAGACCGTCCGAACCGCGTCGGGCAACTGGGCCGCGATTCGCGGCGCCGACTCCTCGGCGACCGAGAGGTCGTAGCGGGCCACGCGGACGCCCGCGACGGTTTCGCGGGCCGGAACGTCCCCGCGGCGGCGGGTCAGCACCGACACCTCGTGGCCACGGTCGACGAGTCGCTTGGCGGTTTCGTGGACGTACCGCCCCGACCCGCCCGACCCGGGGTCCGGGTAGAAGTCGTGCGCGGCGACCAGCACGTGCATCGGGTACGAGAGACGGCGGAGACGGACTACTATTCTTCGGCCGACGGTGAAAGAACTTTAACAACTCCGCGGACAGTCGGAGGTATGTCCCTCCCTCCGAAGCGCTGGGCGCGAGAACCGGTTCCCGTCGCCGCGATACTGCTGTTCTGGAACCTGCTCGCGGTCGTCGCACAGATGCAGAACGTCGGCGGGCCGGTTCGCGACGCCGGAATCGTCATGGCCGCGCTGTACGTCGTCGTCCGCGGCGTCTCGCTCTCCGCGGAGGTGCAACCGACCGTCGCGGCCGACGTCGAGGCGGTGCTCCACGAGAACGCCCGCCTCGCCGTCCTCGCCGGTGCGTGGTTCCTGGGCGCGATAATCGTCTACGCCGGCGACGGGAATCTGTACGCGTACGGCCCGTCGTCCGGGGCCGTCGCCCTCGGGAGTGCGCTCGCCGGTGCGGGTCTGGGCGTCGTCGGCCTCTACGCCGTCGCCGTCGGCTACGCCACCCTCGGCGAGTCGGCTTCGCCGAGCATTGCATCCGACGCTTCGAGCGACGACTGATCGGTAGACCGCTTCTGCGGGTGCACGCACTCGTCGCTCCGAGGCGAGCACAAACCGTCGGGCTCGGACCGACGGTGAAAGAGTTTTAACAACTCCGCGAACAGTCGAAGCCATGACCCTCCCCGCCAAACGCTGGGCGCAGGAAGCGATTCCGGTCGCCGCGATACTGCTGTTCTGGAACGTCCTGTCGTGGCTGTTCACGCTCGACCCCGCAATCGGCGGTACCGTCCGCAGCGCCGGTACCGTGATGGCGCTGCTCTACGTCGTCGTCCGCGGCGTCGTACTGGCACCGTCGGTGTCGGTGCCGATTACGGGCGACGTCGAACCTGTCCTCCGCGAGAACGCCCGCGTGGCGCTCCCGGCGGGCGCGTGGTTCCTCGCGGCGGCCGCCGTCCACCTCCTCGACGGAATCTGGGAGACTGCCGGACTCCCCGGCCTCCACGTCTCGCCCGCAGGATGGATGATGAGCGTGCTCGCAGGCACGGGCCTGGGCGTCGTCGGCCTCTACGCGGTCGCGGTCGGGTACTCCACCCTCAGCGCGGCCGAAGCGTCGGGCGTCGCGCCCGACGCTTCGGGCGACGATTAAGCGCCGGACCGCTCTTCCTTCTCGGTCTCCGAACGCACGTAGTCGTCTATCCACGGCGGCCTGGTCCGGCCGCCCGACCACTCGAAGAGGTGGCGCTTCTCGTTGGCGTAGTAGAGCCGATAGGCGTCGACGTAGTCGTCGGCGTGCCAGCCGTCGGTCACCTGCGGCGGGTCGCCCGGGTCGCCCGGCCAGTCGAGGCCCGCGATTTCGTCGTCGTCCAGCGTCCGGACGGTCGCCCAGCTCCCGTGGACCTTCTCGGGCGGGTGGTCCCAGCGGTGTTTCCACTCCTCGTGGGCCAGTTTTGTGTACTCGTAGAGGTACGCCCAGTTGTCCGGATGGGCGGCCGCCCAGCGCGTGAGCGGGTGGTTCGGGTGGGTGAAGTAGAGGTCGTCGCGGACCTCCGGTTCGCCTTCGGCGTAGCCGTTCAACTGGACCGCGGTCGTGAGCACCATCGCGTTCTCGAAGACCGACGAGGTGACGTGGCGGTCGACCAGCCACCGGACCGCCTGCCCGAGGTCGCGGTCCAGCCAGAAGGCGTTAACCATGTA
This genomic window from Halorussus vallis contains:
- a CDS encoding glycosyltransferase family 4 protein, which produces MHVLVAAHDFYPDPGSGGSGRYVHETAKRLVDRGHEVSVLTRRRGDVPARETVAGVRVARYDLSVAEESAPRIAAQLPDAVRTVWDHLAALPDPDLLSFQGPVTGPLLDALADDSLPRSATFHSPWPTEYRIRTAGSDDLSGPRRRLNVELRRRVERRLLADCDAVQALSEFMRGKLRETYGPVADPAVVPGGVDLDRYRPDAGVYGPMAGDSASPSTESPAETTTVASDGSGRDHGEAGGTDFLTVRRLSPRMGHGMLLQAFARLAPERPDANLFVAGDGPLRKPLERTAAELGVEERVTFLGYVPDADLPSAYATADCFVLPTRKLEGFGLATLEALASGTPVVATPVGGTTELLDGLAADDRVPEDPLVPSVDAEALADRMAAWAGLSASEREAAGRACRDHAREHFTWEQTVEETETRYLELVG